A single Xylanimonas cellulosilytica DSM 15894 DNA region contains:
- a CDS encoding anthranilate synthase component I has protein sequence MSAPAWGETTPGVDDFRALAATGRRVIPVVRRVLADDTTPVGLYRTLAHGVPGSFILESADSSGAWARWSFVGVASRAQLVSQGGQARWTGDVPAGIPTSGDVVDVLDATLEALRTAPVEDPVDGLPPFTGGMAGVLGWDIVRHWEPTLPAHAPDELGAPELALCLTTDLVAIDHHTGSVWLVANAINMDDTDARVDWAHADAVARLDALEARLAAGGPRVTTVLDPAAAEPELEFRSTRPEFEAAVEAGKEAIRDGEVFQVVISQRLDLDCPAEPLDVYRALRTINPSPYMYFFHLDDADGRPFHVVGSSPETLVKVDAGHVTTYPIAGSRPRGATVEEDVALGEGLFEDPKETAEHVMLVDLSRNDLVKVCEPTSVEVVEFMTLRRFSHIMHLCSTVVGRLRPGRTALETLKATFPAGTLSGAPKPRAIALIDELEPASRGIYGGTVGYFDFGGNMDMAIAIRTAFLRDGRASVQAGGGIVADSVPALEYAESRNKAAAAVRAVQLAARFRALR, from the coding sequence GTGAGCGCGCCGGCCTGGGGCGAGACCACGCCCGGCGTCGACGACTTCCGCGCGCTGGCCGCCACCGGCCGCCGCGTCATCCCCGTCGTCCGGCGGGTCCTGGCCGACGACACCACGCCCGTCGGCCTGTACCGGACCCTCGCGCACGGCGTGCCGGGGTCGTTCATCCTCGAGTCGGCCGACTCCTCGGGCGCCTGGGCGCGCTGGTCGTTCGTCGGTGTGGCCTCCCGCGCCCAGCTCGTCTCGCAGGGCGGGCAGGCACGCTGGACCGGTGACGTCCCGGCGGGCATCCCGACGTCGGGCGACGTCGTCGACGTGCTCGACGCGACGCTGGAGGCCCTGCGCACCGCCCCCGTCGAGGACCCGGTCGACGGGCTGCCGCCGTTCACGGGCGGCATGGCCGGCGTGCTCGGCTGGGACATCGTGCGGCACTGGGAACCCACGCTGCCCGCCCACGCACCCGACGAGCTGGGGGCGCCGGAGCTCGCCCTGTGCCTGACCACCGACCTGGTCGCGATCGACCACCACACCGGCTCGGTCTGGCTCGTCGCCAACGCCATCAACATGGACGACACCGACGCGCGCGTCGACTGGGCGCACGCCGACGCCGTCGCGCGGCTCGACGCCCTCGAGGCCCGGCTGGCCGCGGGCGGCCCGCGCGTGACGACGGTCCTGGACCCGGCCGCGGCCGAGCCGGAGCTCGAGTTCCGCTCGACGCGACCGGAGTTCGAGGCGGCGGTCGAGGCCGGCAAGGAAGCCATCCGGGACGGCGAGGTGTTCCAGGTGGTGATCTCCCAGCGCCTCGACCTGGACTGCCCGGCCGAGCCGCTGGACGTCTACCGCGCGCTGCGGACCATCAACCCGTCGCCGTACATGTACTTCTTCCACCTCGACGACGCGGACGGGCGGCCCTTCCACGTCGTCGGCTCCAGCCCTGAGACGCTCGTCAAGGTCGACGCCGGCCACGTGACCACCTACCCGATCGCGGGCTCGCGGCCGCGCGGGGCCACCGTCGAGGAGGACGTCGCGCTCGGCGAGGGCCTGTTCGAGGACCCCAAGGAGACCGCCGAGCACGTCATGCTCGTCGACCTCTCCCGCAACGACCTGGTCAAGGTGTGCGAGCCGACGTCGGTCGAGGTCGTGGAGTTCATGACGCTGCGCCGGTTCAGCCACATCATGCACCTGTGCTCCACCGTCGTCGGGCGGCTGCGGCCGGGGCGCACGGCGCTGGAGACGCTCAAGGCGACGTTCCCCGCCGGGACGCTGTCCGGGGCCCCGAAGCCGCGCGCGATCGCGCTGATCGACGAGCTCGAGCCCGCCTCGCGCGGCATCTACGGCGGCACCGTCGGGTACTTCGACTTCGGCGGCAACATGGACATGGCCATCGCCATCCGCACCGCGTTCCTGCGTGACGGCCGGGCGTCGGTGCAGGCGGGCGGCGGCATCGTCGCCGACTCCGTGCCCGCGCTCGAGTACGCCGAGTCCCGCAACAAGGCGGCTGCGGCGGTCC